CAGGAATACAGCTTCCAACCCACCAAATGCAAACAAGTTAATCCACACGAGCAGATCTGGCGGCTGAATAGCAGCAAAAAAGACTATCAGCCCGATGACGGCAGTAGACATCAAGCTCATACGCTGAATGCTTACAGAAGGCATCAGAGAGGCATCGCCTTTTAATCTGTAATGCACATATAAATCTTTAATAATCGCGGCAGAAACAAGCAGAAGCATGGAATCAACGGTGGACATGATGGCAGCAAGAGGCCCTGCAATGAACACCCCAGCCCAGAACGGTGAAAGCAATTCCATAATCAACGATGGCATTGCAAGGTCACCCGCAGGAAGATCAGGAAGAATCGCACGTCCCAACGCGCCGGAAAGATGCGCACAGAGGATAATGAATCCGATAATAAGTGTACCGATGATCATAGCATCATGCATCGCACGGGAATCTTTGTAGCCCATGCAACGTTGCGTTGTCTGCGGCAGGCCTAATATCCCCAAGCCTACAAGAATCCATAAGGACATTGTAAAAGGCTGCGGAACAGCATTTTTGGGCCCCGTTGGAGTAATCAAACCGGGATCAATATCTTTAAGTGCTGTCATGCACTGTTCCATTCCCCCACCGGCATTAATGATTGCCAGCAGGATAACGACAACAGCCACAACCATAATAACACCTTGAATGGCATCAGTAATAACTACGGCACGGAAGCCGCCCACGGCAGTGTAAAGAACAACGGTAACACCAAACAACACCAGTCCGACAATGTACGGATATCCGGTTACTGCCTGAAAAAGTCGTGCTCCGCCGATAAACTGAGCAAGCATGGCTGCCATGAAAAATACGAGTAACGCAACTGAGCAAAGGATTACAACGGCATCGCTTTTATATCGAGCGCGTAAAAAGTCCGTAATAGTCATGGAGTTGGTTTTACGGGCAATAATGGCAAAACGTTTACCGAGAACACCCAGCGTAAGAAAGGTGGTCGGTACCTGAATCATTGCAAGAAACACCCAGCTCAAACCGTAACGGTACGCAACCCCGGGGCCGCCAACAAAACTGCTGGCACTGGTGTAGCTTGCGATAATTGTCATAGCGAGAACAAAACCACCCATGGAACGACCACCGATAAAGTAGTCTTCCATAAATCCCTGAGAAGATTTGGATGATGCTTTGTTACGCGCCCAAAGCGCCACAGCAAATGAAAGTGCCAGATACAGCACCACAGGGATTATTGTAATCAGCGCATCACTCATGCGATATTTCCTTTATTGGAATCTACGGCATGCTGTTCGCTTTCCGCAGTGCCCAATTCATCGTCAGATACTTCATCATCAAGCGGCATTTCTTTAAAAAAGAAACGCACAATTCCCCAGAGTAGAATGGTAATTAAAGGGTAGCCGACAATACAGCTGTAAAAAAACCATTCCGGCATACCGAACACATACGCATACTGTTCTGGATCGCCGTCGCCCATTCCGTATCCGAAAATGAACCACCAGAAAAAATACAGAGCGTAGGCTCCCAAAGAAAACAACGCCTCTTTGTTGGCTTGAGCAAAACGCCAGTCCTGTGTCTGCTTATTCATATGATACACCTGTAAAATTTAAGAAACGAACACTGCAAGCAAGGCATGAACGTTAACAGCCCATTATCAATACTAAAAAAGATACCAACAGCACTTTTACACAGTGTCGGTATCAATACGGTAAGGCGGAATAAAATTGCCTCACATTTTTGCTATGCAGTCTAAGCGTTATGCAAACTCTTTAAAAAAAGAACACTAAAGGACATTAATTCCTTCAGCACAAAAAATAACACCAATTGCTTGAAGCCTTCTGCCCTAAAGCACTCAAGAAAACAAGCCATCGGACGCTGTTTTCATTCCCTTATTTTCCTCTTCCAACCACACCTGCTCCACACAATAGAAACACCAATTCAGTAGAAATTTTGCAATTCAATTTTTACAAGCCAACCTACTTCAACGCTCGGTACTATACAAAAGCAAACAAAGTTACACTTGGACAAAATTGCCCCGGCTTATACAAAAACTATCACTTCATGACGAGGGTTATTAACGACAAGCAAAAATGAAAAACAGAAACAGAACCATATCCCACTATTCTGGACAGAAAATATGAGTCCTCATCGATCAGAAACCTTTTCCGCTCAAAACTGGCAGAGTTTCATTACGTGTTATGGTCACAGCAACAAAACCTGATTGCTGTACTTTGAATTAACAGCTTAGAGCGACTAAAATTATGAGTAAAAACACTTTTATCTTATTAGATTCAATATTAAAGTTTTTATTCTTAAATAATTTTTAGAAATTTAGTTGACGCTATCAACCTTTATGCTTATTTTCTCTTTTAGAAAAAACGGAGCTGACACATGAAACAATTAACGACAGCAAACACAGTTGTTGAAAACATATTAGAAATAGCGTGGCACTTTAGTTCCCGCGGTATTAATGGTGCATGTTGTGCAGATTTATCTCTTGCGGAATTTAGAGCTCTGCAAACAACTGCCATTACACCTAACTGTTCTGTTCAGCACATAGGTAGAATTCTAGATTTCACGAAAAGCGGCGCAACCCGCATCGTTAATCGATTAGAAAAGCAACAACTGGTAACAAAAGTTCGCTCCGCAGCGGATGCCAGAGTTTGTTGCGTTACCCCTACTCCCGCCGGACTAGAACTGTTGCAAGACGCAATGCAGTGTACCAATGATCGTCTGGAACAGGCTCTACGTAAGGTAACTCCATCTGAGCGGGATGATATTTCCAACTCTTTGAATTTACTAGCGAGAACACTCACTTCATTGGATAAATAAAGGGCTCGTCCCCCTTTTTTAAAATATTAGTTGACGATGTCAACTAAAAGGAGACCAACATGAACAACCTACAAAAGACTTTAGAATATTTTGCCTTCATCAGCGTTGAACTTACGATTTTATTCCTTGGAATCAGCACCGCAGTCGCGCTAGCCCTCATGTATATCCCACAGGAAAAACTTAAGGGCTGGATTTCCCGTAAAGGCATATGGGGCAATATTCTCGGAGCACTGGTTGGTGGCCTGACTCCATTTTGTGCCTGCTCGACCATTCCGATGACCCTTGGACTCCTCAATGCAGGGACACCGTTCGGCCCAGTAATGTCCTTTGTAATCGCCTCGCCAATTCTTAACCCGATTATTTTAAGCATGATTGCTACCTTAATGGGTGGGAAAGCGGCACTTATGTACGGTATAGTAACATTCGTTGCTGCGGTAACATTCGGCTTACTTTTAGATGCATTCGGATTTGGTAAACTTGTTCGCAACGTACGTCTTCAGCAGAGCTGCTGTGGTGGGGAAGCTGAAACAGTACCCCCAACATTTGGGGGGAAAAGCAAAGCAGCCTTTAGTTCAGCTTTGGGAGATTTTAGACGCGTGTTCTTCTACCTGTTCATAGGTGTCGCAATTGGTGCGGGTATCTATGGCTACATGCCACAGGAACTCATTGTAGAGTGGGCAGGCCCTAGCAACCCGCTTGCAATTCCTATCGCAGCTCTTGTTGGTATCCCTCTTTATATCCGTGCTGAAACAGCAATTCCAATTGGTTTAGCGCTTGCGGGAAAAGGCATGGGGCTTGGAGCTGTCATCGCGCTCATTATCGGCGGTGCAGGGATGGCTATTCCTGAAATGAGTATGCTTGCTTCTATCTTTAAAAAACGCCTTGTTGCTGCCATCGTTCTAGTCATTTTTTCAACGGCTGTTGTGGCTGGTATTTTCTTCACCACCATACTGTAAGCACTCAAACAACCTTTAAGGGAGATTATTATGGAAGATACTAAGAAAAAAAGCCTTTGGGCTCGCTTAACCGGCACGGGCTCTGATTGCGGATGTTGTTGCGGAACAATCATTGAGGAAACGCCTGAAGCTGAAAAAGAAAGAACTCAGCCGGATGAGGGCAAAAAAACTCAAGAAAAAACCGACACCAAGTAACACATACAGCTGCATCCCTCTGTACATCGACTAAATCTGCAACCCAACTCACACTCAACTTACAAAGAAACTACCCATGGATGCTATTTTAGCTGAAATGGAATTTGAGGCGCTTGCCAACGGCGAGTTCATAACCTCTGCAGAAGGGGTACGAAACATTATTGTTAATAAAAGTGTTCTACTCTTGGATGTCCATACTGGAACAGAAGCCCCACATTGCAGCTATCCGTTCGCGAAGAACATTCCTCTGGAAAAATCTTCCAGACCGCATATGTGAACTGCCTACAGACAAGATAATTATCACGCTGGCAGCCTCTTCATTTCAAGATGCCGTTGGTTTCTTTTACCTGCGTCAAGCTGACTTTGAGGCAGTAAAAACCATGGTCGGTGGATCAGAGCAATTGCTACTATTTTAAAGCCTGCCCCACTCTACGCACGCATGAAAAAATCATAACTCGTTCTTCTAATTTTACTTTGAAAAACTACACAACAGAGACTCCCAGAATCAATATTCATACCCCTCTGAGAGAACTGAGCTTTGAATACTTAGCGAGTGGTAAACACTGCGTGACCGGAAAAGAATTTCTCAGTCTCATTGCATCCAATGAAGTTTTATTTTTAGATGTGCGAACAGATGAAGAACAGTACAACTCCGTGCACCCGTGGGCGACGCACATTCCATTACATATTCTTCTAGAAAGAATTTGTGCCCATTTTAGGATTGATGAACTTTAAAGCGTAACAAATTGCATCAATAACAGCACTGGTTGTTCCGGTTTCATCTTTCTCTGGATTTCTAGTGTACCTTCAAATGGGTGACGTAACCTTTTGGGTTGCTGCAACTTGCGGAGGTATGGCAGTAATTGGGGGATATGTAGAAACCAAAGTAATGGATCGCTGTTTTTCACAAACTGTTGTTCGTAAATTCCTTGCGGTTGTTATGCTGTTTCTCGCAGGCAAAATACTTTTTAATTCCTTTTAATCAACTGGGAGGAAAAATGATGATGCAACTGCGCCTAACAACAACCACGCGACCTTTTACGACTTGAACGTCCCTCTCAACATTTGAACAAAAAAAAAGCTCTTACACTTTCGTGTACGAGCTTTTTTTTTGCTTGTTCTATCCAAGAGGATTTATCCTCATGCCGCCTGCGTAAAAGGCAGGTGTAATCTTCTAGACAAGAATTTCAGTATTCACTCTAAAACCACAAGAACAACAAACGTGACCTACCCTTAAAACAGGTAATTTCTCAAAGCAAAAACGGAACTCAACCCATCCTATCGAAATCGATAGTAGTTAACTAGTTACCCCTGTGTATATGATGCTTGGCAAAAGGGGGACTAACAATGCTCATTACTATAAAAGATTACGCTCAAGACTTTCTAAAATTACTTCTCTTATCCTGCATTCTGATTGTAGTGCCGACAAAAATGGCTAGCGCGGGACAACTTATACAATCCCTTGAAAAAGATTATGTTAATTATGATAACATTTACGCCCCAGCCAATATCTACGGTGAAAAGGCCGGCATTGGTGTCGTAAATCCATCTAAATATTCTATTACAAATTATGGAACAATTTCTTTCGTAGAAATCAATTCGGATTCAAGCCCTGAAGTATACGGAATTGTAGCTCACGAAATGATAAAAAACTATGGAGACATTACCGTTTCGTCCCTATCTGCGAGCACTGCTTCAACAAAGCCTACTGATGCGAGTGCAACAGCTCTAGGGATTTACTCATCTATTGGTGTGGAAAACCATGGGGATATTACGATACAAGCAAGAGGTGGAGAGTCAGTTAGTCTTAACACCATCTCGAGTAGCTCTGAAACGGAGGGGGTTGGACTTCAAACAAAGGGCGTTATCACGAACCATGGTGCGATCTCTGTATCTTCAATAAGTGGAAACTCATCTCTCACCTATACTTCACCCGATATTATCGGCTATTCCAGAATACACAACAATGCTAAAGCCTATGGTATTATGTCTAAAAGCAATGTCACAAACTATGGTAATATTTCATCACTAGCTGTTTCTGGGATTACCCATATAGTTGCCGACGATTTTTCATTAAATTACGACAAAGCCTACGCGTATGGTATAAAAACACTCGGCAATGTAACTTCCTATGGATCAATTTTCTCAACGGCAAAAGGGGGAAGAGCTTCCACTAACGCAACGGTATTTACCGACGCCAATGCTCATGCTTATGCCTATGGAATTTACACCGATGGAACAGTTACTAACTATGGAAACATAACAGCTACCGCTCTGGGGGGAACCGCCTTTAACAATGTTAGTACAAGTAACACTGCCCGTTGTTATGGATCAGCTGAAGCTAAGGGTATCTATTCTGAAAAAGCCGTAACTAACTACGGTACAGTTATAGCTAAGGCTGTTGGTGGCAAAGCTACTTATACTACAAATAAATGGGGTTCCGCTGTTGCTGATGCTGATGCTGTAGGCATTTACTCTAAAGGCAATGTATCAAGTTATGGCGACATCATCGTCACAGCTCAAGGCGGAAACGCAATTGCTTCAGACTCGGTTATCATAATTGATAAATACAACACGGGAACGGATGCAGAAGGCTATGCCAAAGGGATCATAGCTTCCGGTGATGTGTTAAGTACGGGCAATATAACAGTAACCGCTACTGGTGGAGTGAAAAAGAGAGCCGGTGTGCTGACAAGCGATGTGTCAGAAGCAACGGGTATTCAAATGAATGCTACTGGTAGACTGGATTCACGAGGGATTATTAGTGCTTCAGCTTTTCCAGCATCAGGGTATGCTTTTGATCCAACAAAACATATTGCCAGACAAGTTTATATTGCAAAAGGGGTGACTACACTGACGGGCTACGGCATGAAGTTTTCCAATTCAAACAAAGCATTAACATCGGAGTTTGGAGGAAGCATCCATGTAAATAACGACGCTTCGGCAGCTGCAGATCTCCTTTTTCAGCAAGCTGTACTCTACGCCCATCAGGGAGTTCATTTTGCAGTTGGAGTCTATGAAATCCCAATGATTGAAAAAGGAGCAACACATTCAGACGCGACAGACGACCAGTTCGTCGATGTTGTTGCATCCCACCCAGACATAAAAGCAGCTCTCACGGCAGGAAACAGTGGTAGACTGCAACAAGTTACTTTTACTTATGCTCCCAAAAGTTCGCCCTCCCTTCTTTCTACCCGCGCTGCTGCTGATGCACAGATGAAATCGCAATATACAATTGCAAACGAACTTTCAAACATGTTGTTCGCATCTGCACGCCCCTCTTCTGTGCAAGAAAAACAGGTTGCTGGCATTAATGACAACACAAGCCACATGGTAGCGTCCTCAGATGCTACAGTTATTCCTACTATAGAATCTAGTTCTGACAACACACACACTCTCTTCCTCCGCCCAATCGTTGCAACTTCTGAAGATACGTCTACATATGGTTATGATTCTAGAACTGCAGGCTTTGTACTCGGGTACACACATAAATTTAGCGATGCTTTTTATCTTGGTGGACATGCAGGCTATACCCGCAGCAATGTGGATTATACTGACGTTGGCACTGGATATTCAGACCGTGAAGAGGACATTGATACTTATTACGGTGGGATTCATGCAATTGGTCGGTACGACAAAAATTGGATTTTCACCGGAATGTCTTCCTTCTTCATCGGTGACAATACGTATTCCAACAATGACCCAGCATTAAAAGAAAATGCAACGTATTCATCCTATGCATTGCGCACCAAACTTACTGGCGGATACCTGTTTGCAATTGGGGAAAATCAGTTTTTGCCTGAACTTGGCCTTACTCACACTTGGCAACACCACGATGAATACTCCACCAAAAACACCACCACGTTCTCGACTACATACGGATCACTGGATGACAACGAACTGTACGGCACTGCTTCCATCAAATGGCTTCGCAAGTTTAAAGTAGGTAACAACTGGTTATTTACCCCACAGCTTGGCATTGGTATTACGCAAGTGCTTACGGATGGTGAAATATCTGTAACTCAACGCGCCGCTGCAGCGGCACAACTTATGGTTGATTCAGAAGATAAAACGACCATTACTCCAGAACTAAGCTTAACCATGCAACAAGACGATTTTTCTCTCACTCTCGGCTACAACGGAGGCTTCTCAGACACCACCCGTAATAACCAGTTCTGGGTGCAAGGAAGCGTAGATTTTTAAGACACAACGTGTCTTTTCTCATAATCCAAACGGCATCGGATCAGTACTTTCGGTGCCGTTCATTTATTCTAGAAACAGCCTCCACCCACTTGATCAATTTATACTCCGGACAACGTATTCCTCATTGCTGCAAGTAAGAGCCGTAGAAGGATTATCCCCCCTGTACCCAAAGGTAGATTTTTATATCCACACACTTTGCCTTCTTACTCTTTTACGATTATGCCAAACAGATGCACGATAAATTTCTTTTTTTTATAGCATTATTCACAGGTGGTATCACTGGTCTTCTCATTTCATTAATTGCGAATAAAACAGTTTGCTCTGTTCGTAATAAATACAAGATGACCCCCGTACTACCCAACACAAAAGACATTCCTGAAGAGCCTTCTTTAACAGACCTTCTACAAGGATCAACTTTAGTAGTACTTTGTTGTATCGTAAGCTTGGTCTCTGCAATCCAGTTCGGGATTAATCTGGAGTGGGCAGTGGGGATTCTTTTTTCTGCAACTCTTCTGCTGCTGGCAGTGGTTGACCTTCGAACCCACTTTATTCCAGACATGTTAGTTCTACCTGCGATACTTATTGGAACCATTTTCTCTCTAAGGATACTGGGAACAGACCCATATGACATGACGCTTGGCGCTATTGTCGCCAGTTGCAGCGCGCTACTGCTGCGAAAAATTTATGCCATGATGTCTGGCAAGATTCCTGTAGGATGGGGGAATGTTAAATTGCTTATCTGCTGTGGAGCTGTAAGCGGACTATATGGGTTGCCCAAGCTCTTTTTTGTCGCATTTTCAATGGCATGCCTTTGGATTATTGCGCGCGCTATTCTTAGAATAAATACAAATACAGACTACATACCAATAGGCCCTTGCTTAATCGCAGGCACCTTTTTTCAAATGTTTTTCTAATATTTTTCTATCTGGTTACAGACTAAATGCTTGCTCATTCTAAAATGAGACTGTTTCTCTCATGGCTATAAGCTTATGCCGCTCGTTAATCCACGCAGACATAACGCTCAAAACAGCAGGTGTAACTATCAAGATTATTAACAAAATTGACAATTACTTTAGCCAATTATATCATTCATCATAAACGATAAGATTACCTTTTTCGCTGAAGTGTCTTTTCCATGCTTCGGGACAAAACTCACAACCACAGAAAACTTTTATTTGAAGAAAAGTTATAACTATGAATTATGACATCCTCGAAGAAATCAAAAAATCACAATCCACTAAAGAACTATGGGGAATTCTAGCGCAAAACATGATGCGCTGGGGTGTGCCATATGTTGCCTCGTGGGTAGGGTCTGTCCCCGGTAATGCACAAATAGAAACAAATCGTCCAGAATGGTGGATGCAATACTACCTTGAGCAGCATCATCCAATTAATGACCCTGCTATCCAGCATTGCCTCTATCACAAAGGATTCTTTTTTTACTCTACAACAGATGACCAGCCTTCCCATATCCCCCCGGAAGGTGCTCGTATCTTGTCTGAAGCAAAAGACCTGCTCGGTTTTAATTCAGGCTTGGTATTTCCTGTCTTTTGTAATGAAAATCGACTGGG
This Halodesulfovibrio sp. MK-HDV DNA region includes the following protein-coding sequences:
- the panF gene encoding sodium/pantothenate symporter yields the protein MSDALITIIPVVLYLALSFAVALWARNKASSKSSQGFMEDYFIGGRSMGGFVLAMTIIASYTSASSFVGGPGVAYRYGLSWVFLAMIQVPTTFLTLGVLGKRFAIIARKTNSMTITDFLRARYKSDAVVILCSVALLVFFMAAMLAQFIGGARLFQAVTGYPYIVGLVLFGVTVVLYTAVGGFRAVVITDAIQGVIMVVAVVVILLAIINAGGGMEQCMTALKDIDPGLITPTGPKNAVPQPFTMSLWILVGLGILGLPQTTQRCMGYKDSRAMHDAMIIGTLIIGFIILCAHLSGALGRAILPDLPAGDLAMPSLIMELLSPFWAGVFIAGPLAAIMSTVDSMLLLVSAAIIKDLYVHYRLKGDASLMPSVSIQRMSLMSTAVIGLIVFFAAIQPPDLLVWINLFAFGGLEAVFLWPILLGLYWKRANATGAVASITFGVVSFITISMMKPAMGGVHAIVPTTLIALSAFIAGSYVGRAPNDRVIALFWGEQR
- a CDS encoding YhdT family protein — encoded protein: MNKQTQDWRFAQANKEALFSLGAYALYFFWWFIFGYGMGDGDPEQYAYVFGMPEWFFYSCIVGYPLITILLWGIVRFFFKEMPLDDEVSDDELGTAESEQHAVDSNKGNIA
- a CDS encoding MarR family winged helix-turn-helix transcriptional regulator, giving the protein MKQLTTANTVVENILEIAWHFSSRGINGACCADLSLAEFRALQTTAITPNCSVQHIGRILDFTKSGATRIVNRLEKQQLVTKVRSAADARVCCVTPTPAGLELLQDAMQCTNDRLEQALRKVTPSERDDISNSLNLLARTLTSLDK
- a CDS encoding permease; protein product: MNNLQKTLEYFAFISVELTILFLGISTAVALALMYIPQEKLKGWISRKGIWGNILGALVGGLTPFCACSTIPMTLGLLNAGTPFGPVMSFVIASPILNPIILSMIATLMGGKAALMYGIVTFVAAVTFGLLLDAFGFGKLVRNVRLQQSCCGGEAETVPPTFGGKSKAAFSSALGDFRRVFFYLFIGVAIGAGIYGYMPQELIVEWAGPSNPLAIPIAALVGIPLYIRAETAIPIGLALAGKGMGLGAVIALIIGGAGMAIPEMSMLASIFKKRLVAAIVLVIFSTAVVAGIFFTTIL
- a CDS encoding autotransporter outer membrane beta-barrel domain-containing protein, which translates into the protein MLITIKDYAQDFLKLLLLSCILIVVPTKMASAGQLIQSLEKDYVNYDNIYAPANIYGEKAGIGVVNPSKYSITNYGTISFVEINSDSSPEVYGIVAHEMIKNYGDITVSSLSASTASTKPTDASATALGIYSSIGVENHGDITIQARGGESVSLNTISSSSETEGVGLQTKGVITNHGAISVSSISGNSSLTYTSPDIIGYSRIHNNAKAYGIMSKSNVTNYGNISSLAVSGITHIVADDFSLNYDKAYAYGIKTLGNVTSYGSIFSTAKGGRASTNATVFTDANAHAYAYGIYTDGTVTNYGNITATALGGTAFNNVSTSNTARCYGSAEAKGIYSEKAVTNYGTVIAKAVGGKATYTTNKWGSAVADADAVGIYSKGNVSSYGDIIVTAQGGNAIASDSVIIIDKYNTGTDAEGYAKGIIASGDVLSTGNITVTATGGVKKRAGVLTSDVSEATGIQMNATGRLDSRGIISASAFPASGYAFDPTKHIARQVYIAKGVTTLTGYGMKFSNSNKALTSEFGGSIHVNNDASAAADLLFQQAVLYAHQGVHFAVGVYEIPMIEKGATHSDATDDQFVDVVASHPDIKAALTAGNSGRLQQVTFTYAPKSSPSLLSTRAAADAQMKSQYTIANELSNMLFASARPSSVQEKQVAGINDNTSHMVASSDATVIPTIESSSDNTHTLFLRPIVATSEDTSTYGYDSRTAGFVLGYTHKFSDAFYLGGHAGYTRSNVDYTDVGTGYSDREEDIDTYYGGIHAIGRYDKNWIFTGMSSFFIGDNTYSNNDPALKENATYSSYALRTKLTGGYLFAIGENQFLPELGLTHTWQHHDEYSTKNTTTFSTTYGSLDDNELYGTASIKWLRKFKVGNNWLFTPQLGIGITQVLTDGEISVTQRAAAAAQLMVDSEDKTTITPELSLTMQQDDFSLTLGYNGGFSDTTRNNQFWVQGSVDF
- a CDS encoding A24 family peptidase, which encodes MHDKFLFFIALFTGGITGLLISLIANKTVCSVRNKYKMTPVLPNTKDIPEEPSLTDLLQGSTLVVLCCIVSLVSAIQFGINLEWAVGILFSATLLLLAVVDLRTHFIPDMLVLPAILIGTIFSLRILGTDPYDMTLGAIVASCSALLLRKIYAMMSGKIPVGWGNVKLLICCGAVSGLYGLPKLFFVAFSMACLWIIARAILRINTNTDYIPIGPCLIAGTFFQMFF
- a CDS encoding LuxR family transcriptional regulator, which produces MNYDILEEIKKSQSTKELWGILAQNMMRWGVPYVASWVGSVPGNAQIETNRPEWWMQYYLEQHHPINDPAIQHCLYHKGFFFYSTTDDQPSHIPPEGARILSEAKDLLGFNSGLVFPVFCNENRLGGMSISFETPLQDLEKMPIKDFSEMLVCCNVAFERFAQIHNKKITPEGGLVSREIDCLSWLARGLRTADISKKLNISDATVSFHLNKAKKKLGATTREQAVARAIVLQIITPN